The genomic region AGCTGGAACCAGGGCGATTTCCTGAACTGGGATTTAAACGTCTTGATGAGTTATATACAGGACTGGATACTACCGGATTCTATCGAATACTTATTCTACTACGACGCAATGGTAATCAGTACCGCGCTTCCTGCCGATACAGTCGGATATGTGTACATAAGCAATCTGGGCTCTGGATTCGATGTGCTATCATTCTATTCTGTAACTTATGCGATTGCAGAATGCAGCAGTATAATCCTGGATCTGCGCATGTGCAATGAAAGCGGTTTTGAGGTAAATGCTCTTTACGCTATCGGAAGGTTCTCTGAAAATGCTGTTCTTTCTTATTACAAATCTATCAGGACAGGTCCGGGAAGAAACGACATGGGAGAGATGCAGGAAGTATTCACGAACAGAAACGGCGCGTGGCAGTTCACAGACCCCATAGTTCTCCTCACAGGCAGAGATACCCAGGGCGCGGCTGAGCAGCTGGTTCTGCTTCTCAAAACTCAGCAGCATGTTACCGTTATAGGTGACACCACAGCTGGTTTTGCCAACCCTGCAGTTTCATTCAATCTTACTGCCGACTGGACCATTAAAATACCTGAGATGGTTACCTATTCCCTTGACAACACTCTTATACTTAACTCCGGAATAGCTCCCGACATTTACATTCCGGTTTCCGAGGCTGATTTTGCGGCTGGAATTGACCCTGTTCTTGATGCCGCCATTGAAATGATAGTAGACTAAACTACATAGGGGTCAAATCTTTACTCTTGACATTATGATTTCATCATTATTGCATCCTACCAAAAGATAGTTTTTATAACACGCTTGATGTCTTTCATTGTGTACCAAGATAATGTCAAGAGTAAAGATTTGACCCCTTTTTTTTTCCTTTTCTCTATTCAGCAGTTAGAACCAGCAGCGTCCCTCCGGAGCAGATTTCCAGGTCAATAGGATAACCCTGTAGATCTGTACTATGTTCAATCAGGTAGTTCCAGCAGTTGTAGGAAATCAGTCTGCTTACGTTATCACCAAGATAGCTGAGTATATAAACATGGTAGCCGTCAGGATCGGCACACATGTAGTGGATATCGCCATCTATCTGTACTGCTCCGCTCCAGCAACTCCCAGCATACGGCGGAAAATAGTTAAATATCGTTGCAATTAGTCCTTTTGAGCAGTCGAACACCGCGCAGAAGACAGTATCGTCCGGTATTGCTTCAATGGCCAATATCCCAGGGAAATCATCCATTATTCTGTTCCGCATCGGCCCGGTTCCTAGGGAAACTATTTCGGTTTCCCCCACGGTTCCGATAAGAAGGGTATCCTGAGTCTGATCGATGGCCATGCATGTGGGGCTGAATTCAAGGTAACAGGATCTGGAAGCGATGTTGGAGCTGAGTCTGACTTCGAAGATTCTTTTGGAAGTTGCACCGGCCACATAGAAGTAGGCTACTTCAATATCTGTGCCGATTTCAATATCAACGGGAGACTCGCAGAGGCTGAAATTATCCAGTACTTCCATATCGGGCACATGCAATTCTGATATCTGTCCGAATGCGCCGATAACGTAAACGCTGCTCTCGGTAGGACTGTACTCCATTTCGAAGTAACCTGAAGAGGAAGGACTGCCAACTATGAAGGATCCTGTCTGTTCGTACGTTTGGGAATCGAAACGGATCACAGTTCCTTCTGTTGTAGCTACAATGAAGCAACCGGGAAGCGGGCACAGTGACCTGGCTTCTGAGATGTTCTCAATTGTATGAACAAGGGAAAGATCAGGCGTGGATACGATGTTGACTCCCGCTCGAAGTGTATGGTCGAACTCCGTAAGATCGGTACAGCCGCTTACAGTCAGAAGTGCTGTCGCTGCGAAGAACCCGATATATTTCGTTACCATGATATACCAGCCGAAAGCATGAAATGCCTTGCTGGAGACCAGGCCCGCGGGTTCCCCGCGGAGCCGCCCGGATCACCTGATGTGCGGAAAAGATTAGTATCGTAAATGTGAATCACATTTTTTCTGTTGAACAGATTGAATACTCCCAGAACCAGATCCAGTTCAATCGGGCCTATAGGTATCGTTCTGGAAAGGGTTGCGTCAGTCTGCATGGAATAGGGATACCTCTGTGTATTTGTCTCCACCAGTTCCTCCTCAACAGGCGGGAGGGTATAGGGTATCCCGCTGCCGTATTGCCATGATAAGCCAAGCCTCGTGTTTTCCAGGGGATGAATTCCCGCCACTTCCGGACCTTCCGATTCAAATGCCCTGACCTCAACGGAAGCTGATATCGTATGCGTCTGATCCCAGTCAAGGTAGTTATCTTCATTGGAAATAAAGATAACTCCCATTTGAGAGTAATTGTACCTCTCCAGCATGGATGAATACTTGCCTTTGGCTACGGATAGAGCATACGAAAGCTGTCCGGAAATATTACTCCCCGATCGTCTGTTCAAAGTAGCTTCAATGCCCCGTACCATTCCATGGCTGTCGTCGTTGGAAAAGATGTAGTAAGTTCCCTCACTGTGGTCTTTGGTGTTTACCAGGCCAGTAATGTCTTTGTAATACGCTGCCAGAGAAAATTCTGTGAAGTTATCAATGAAATGCCTGATTCCTACTTCAAATACCTGTGTCATCTCCGGGTCAAGATCAGGGTTGCCGGCTACTATCTTGTTTTCAGCAAGGTTGTAGGATGTTTGTAGGAAGAGACAGTTCATTGAAGGCAGCTGGAAATGGTGTCCGTACGTTGAAAAGAAGACTGAATTTTCGCTGAAGGGAACTGAAAAGCCCACCCTGGGGCTGATATGCCATTTCTTTTTAACCCGTACTTCAGTGCCGGATTCGAAATCGATTATAGAAGTATTTGCATCGAACACATCCGCCCTTACTCCGGCTGTGGTTATCACTCCTCCTGAGAACCTGTAGCTGCCCTGAAGGTAGCAGGAGCCCGAATGAGGGTAAGCGTTCCACTGGGAGGTGAATACATTTCGAAAGGACTGAGCAGAAACATTGTACTGATAAAGGTCGTAATAGTCTGCCGAAATCCCCGCCTTTATTCTTGTTCTGGTATTGGGATTCGAGTCAAAACCCACCATTAAGCTGCTCACCGTTGCTTTGGAATCGTACCATACATTAGGATGAATCCCTGTGTGATAGAATCCGGAGGAATCCGCAATTCTTACTTCCGGCGCGTACTGGGAAAGCCAGTAGGTGGGGCATGTGTTTTCGCCTATGTAACCACCCTCCTGTGACCGTATACGGTGCCAGTCCTGGAACTTCATAATGCCCATCGTGAATTTCAGGCATGTTTCGCTTCCAAGCAGCTGTGTGGCGTTGAATGTGACTCCTGCTGTTTCGCTGAAGCGTATTGGAAGGGCGTAATCCTGACTTCTCCCCAGGTATGCCGTACTATTTATGTAGGCTGGCAGATGGTACCTTGACCAGGCCCACTCATTCCATCCCCTCTCGCTGTAGGAACCAAGAACGGTAAGAGCGAAACTGGTTCTATTCATCGGCCTGTAGGTTAACTTCGTAATACCCGACATGTCTGACTGCCAGTTATTCTCCCATCTGTTACGGGTATCAAGAGAATCTCTGTCACTCACGGATATCTGCCCGGACGCGCTGAACCTCATCTGTCCGGGAATTCGAATTCCAATGGCAGGAAGAAGCAGTTCCGTTACGGGTTCAGGGCCGGATACACTCCCTTCAAAACCTGTAAGGTTTCCTCTGCAGTTCTCAACATCCGTTTCTTCCATGAAAAGCTGTTCTCCGGATTCAAAGGAAGTTGTTGTAATGTCTCCGTAACGGAAGATCATTGAACCGTTGTAGGAATCGCTACCCTCCTTTCCAATGAGGTTAACAATTCCCGACATGGAGTTTCCGTATTCGGCACCAAGCCCTCCGGTCATCAGAGTGGCGTTTGAAAGGGCTCCCAGGGGCAGTTCAAGGCTGAAACTGTTATCTATTGGAGAACGAATTGAAATACCGTCAAGAAGGTAATCCACCTCTCCGCTGCGGCCTCCACGTACATGCATCTCGCCATGGCTGGCTACCACACCCGGCTGGAAGGCGATAATGTCAACAATACTCATGGAAGTCTTTGTTCTGATCTCGGTGAAATCCATCAGGTGCAGGGTTGACGGAATATCCTGAAGGATATTGCTTCTTGTCTCCTCAACAGTGATAACGGTTGAGCCGGTAGGGTCTTCAGACAGTATGAAATCAACACGGCTGAGCTGATCTGCAATCACATGAATACCCTGTATCCTGGAAGTAGATCTGCCCACCATACTTGCTTTTACCGTGTAAGTGCCCGGAGGAATCCCCGCGATGATGTATTCTCCATTTGAATCCGCCATTGTGCCCAGCTGAGTTCCCTCAATCATTACAGTGGTTCCAACAAGCGGATCTCCGTCTTCGTCCGAAACCGTACCACCCACGATTCCCGTTGTATCAGCAATAACGGAACATGTAAACAGTAACAGCGCGAGGAGTACCAGTACGGGCATTTTGTAAAGAGTGCCCACCCGTACAGGTAAGAACGAGCGATGTAAAGAAAAATCTGCTGTTACTTGCTTCAATGTATCTAACCTCCATCAAACTGAGAAATTGGAAATCCGGTCATCGCTTTCAGAACAACTGCCAATATACAGATATAAACTTAGGGAAGTAACCGTAACAACAATCGAAATTAAATTTGCTCTCCGTCACAAGCCCGGTACTTCTTCCCGATTAATGAAAATAGTAAATAGAGTTTAAATACTATGGTCTTATTCACATACAGTCATGAGCCTCGTAACGGTTTTCTCCCCGGCATCCAGCCTCACAGCGTAAACACCAGCGGGAACACTATCATTCCAGTCAATTACGTAACTTCCGCTGACGAATGAATTCTGCTCAACCCTTGATACAAGCCTTCCGCTCAGGTCGTATACGCCAAGCAACATATCACATGCGGACGGCAGAAAAACGTTGAAAGCGAAACAACCATTACCAGGATTTGGTGAAACGGTCAGTCCTGGCATATCTACCGTTACGATTTCACTTTCCTCGATTCCTTCAGGAGTAAAACTTATATAGATCGCGTAATCAGCCCCGGGAGAAGTAGCTAGAGCTACATCTATTTCACTGCAGTATTCGAAGCATGCCGCGTCAGCGCCGAGATTCTCCATTTCACTGTCACGGTGTATTCTGCAGGGAACGAAACTGCCTGTTCTTCTGGCTTCTGTAAGAACAAGCCTTGATCCATCTACAGCGTAATCAACATCGATTACATTGCCGGAACTTGCGTAACTGTGCGTACCGGTAATGGAACCCGTAGAAGGATCAACGGTTTTAACAGCCCTATTGGAGAAAAGCCCTATTGCGAACTGATCGGAGATACTGTCGTACGCAACCCTCATGGGATTGTTACCAACGATCCATGTTCCCACAACCGAGGAGGAAGCGCCGTTAATATCTAAAAGCGAGTAGGTACCCCCGTTGTAGTTGGATACAAGAGCTCTGGAACCGTCATTGTTGAAAGCTATCTGAAGGGGAAAAACCCCAACCGTAAGATCGGCTACGATTGTGTTGGTGGCGGTATCAATAACCTTTACTTTATCATCAAAGGACGCGGCCACAAGGCAGTATGCTCCATCAGGACTTACTCTTACATCGCTTGTAACGCCGCGTGCTGACCATACTAGACCTATAACACCGCAGGGGATTTCAGCGATCTCGATACTGGAAGCTCCATCAAGCTGAACAACGGAAACCGTATTATCTGAAATGTTCCCAACGTATGCGTAACCATCATCGGGAGTTATTGAAACGACTGAAGATCCTGAGCCGGTTAATACATCAGCCACAATGGTATTGGTCTCAAGATCTATGATCTTCACTGAATTGGAGTTGAAGCCACATATAACCGCCCATTTCGAATCCGAAGTTATCGCGACATCCTGAACCCTGTCCCCTATCTCAAGTACAGCATCGACCTCAAAAGTAGAAAGATCGATAATGCTCACATTGTCCGACATGGTGTTGGAAACAACAGCAATTGAGCCATCGGTTGTTATTGCTGCCCTTCGTGTTCCATCACTTTCAACGGAAGAACCTGACATTACATCACCGAGGTAATTCGCTGAAGATCCATCAAAAGTGTAAAAGAAAATACCTTCATGAGTTGTAGGATCATAGCTTGCGGTGTTGTTCGCGGCAGGGGATACGCAACCGAAGGACTGGGTGTCTCCCTGGTACTGGGCAACCATGGTCTCCGTGGCAAAATCGATAACTGAATATCTGTCGTTTCCACAAACAGCGAGAGAATGATCGGGAGAAACCCCAATCCACAATGGCGAGTAAGTATCGGCAAACGTCACGAAATCATTCGTTAGGAACCTTACAAGCGTACCTGAATTGTTATTTGTTGATATGAACGCCTTGGATCCATCCTGATTAACGGCGATTTCCCTTGTTACTCCGGGAAAGTAGCCGGAAACAGAAACAGTACGATCAACGGTAAAAGTAGAAAGGTCAATTCTGCTGAGTGAAACGGGGAATTCATCGCTGAGGGCTACAAGGTAAGCTCTATCTCCGGACAGCGCGACATTCTCACACTCCGAAACGGGAACGGCGTAATCAACGTTACCGGTCGAAGTGTTGAAGAACAGCACATCCTTTATGCCGTCACCAGCCGCTAAATAGTCACCGCCGCAAACAGGTTCAAATCCTGAAAACCTGATGAATAAGCGGTTATTTTCACTTGCGTAACCAAAACTGGTGAGCCATAACGGGAAATTGCTGATAGTAACGGTATGCGTCAGAGAAACAAGATCGATAACTTCGCAGACATTATCGACATAACACGCTACATATGCATAATTGCCGTCATCGCTTATTCGAAGAACCCAGGGCTGATCCTCGACAGGGAAAGAAGCGGTAAGAGAATAATCGGAAAGGCTGAAAACGTCTACCTTGTTCACGGAAAGTTCGGAAACAACCATGTATTCATCGGAACAGGCAATTGCAATTGGCATGCCCTCAACGGCCAAAGTCGTATCAACAGACATGCTGGCCCAGTCAATAACGGTTACATTATGACTCAGGTAATTACATACAAGAACCTTGGAACCGTCGTTGGTAAAGGTAATGTTGAACAGGTAATCGCCTTCCGGAACGATTCCCGGCTCAACGTAGGAAATACTATCAGCCCGAGCAGAATTGAATAGAGGAAGTAACTGGTCAACGGTAATACCGCTGTTTACATCAAGTTGAACGAAGTCATTAATAATCGCGCCATCTTCCGAAACACCACCGAGAGCAATAATACACATTACCATATTTGCGAAAGTCAACATGGAGACACTCCTTAATTGAAAAATGAATCATTCAGTCGCAAAATACACAGAAAATATTTATTAGTAAAATAATAAACAAAATTTATAAGGAAAGGAAGTAGTTATTATGGGACTGGATACTGGAATTAACTCATATCCGATTACTCTATGAGTTCATTACCTATCTTGCGGGCACGGATTGGCTTATCGAGATTAATACCCAGATACAGACCAATTTCAACAAGTAAACTCCAGCCTGCGCATAAGTAAACATAGGGATTCATCTCACCGGAATCGGGAACTCGTATTGTTGTAAAAGGTGTATCTCTATCTGCGATTGCCACGACTTCAAGCCCGACACCTTTGATCAGAACATCCTGAAATTTCTCAATTTCCTCATCGAAAGGATCTACAACAAAAACAATATCGTTCTTTTCCATGACTTCTTCGATGCCATGAACAGCGTACGTACCTTCCAGATAATTAGACTTTTTCCGGGTGATTTCATTGGTCTTAAGAGCCAGTTCTTCGGCAACTCCATCGTTATAACCCGCGAAATAGATAGTTCCTGCCTTTGCCGCCGTTTCAATAATGTGGGGGTCGATAACCATCGTCAGCACTTCTTGAATGCTTGCTGCCAATTCCGGTAAAGCAGGCGAATTTCTGCCGTTTATATGGTGCAGAATGGATTCATAGAACAGAGCCTGTTCAACAACGCTCTTCGTTGCCGCCACAGCTTTTTCCGAACCGCACGTAAGGACAAACGTTTCTTCGCAGACATCTTCCAGAAGGGTTCCTGTGCCGGCAGACAGCGCGTAACAGCAATTATTGCCCGCCTCCATAAGTTTCTCCGCGATCAGCACCACTTCTTTGGTTCTTCCGGAGTTTGACGCGCAGAAAACAGCAAAGTCGGAAAGATCATATTGTGATGCCTGGCGGGAGCCTTCAGTAGTGATACTTACACCCAGTCCCATTGTCAGGGCTTTGCGGATGGCGCTCTTCGCCGGGAAGATTCGGCTCGAACCTTCTCCTGTCAGAAAAAGCTTCCCGACGGATTGAATATCTTCCGCGACAGCTCGTGTCCGGGCTGAGTTAAACCCTCGCACCACATCGACAGTTTCCAGCATTTCACGCACAAGCGCGTAATCAGAATATTTTTCCTCATGTAGATTCACTTTCTGTCTCAACTCCTGCTTCCGGCATCAGCTGCCAGTTTTCTGAATTTTTCTGTTTCTTCTCTGACCTGATGAACAAATTCGTTGTCTTCAATTGTTCCGATGGCGGCATTCATTTCAGCTTCATTCCTGTAGGTAGTTTGACGGAACGAATTGTCGAAATCCTTTTTTCTTGAAATGTAAACCTGGTCTCTGATGAATTCCTGTATTTCCACAGCCCTGGCCAGAGCCGATGTCCATTGTTCCTTCGAGGGTTTATCGGTTCCGAGTAATTTGCAGAGGGTGGCAAAAGAGTGCTTCTGCTTTTCAAGTGGATAAGCTTCCCCGAGAGTGTCATACCTGCCATGGATATCATCCCAGCCGCGGAGTTTGCCTGACCCGATATCCGATCTTATCTGATCGACATCTTCCTCGGGTATGATCTGTCCGCCAAGGTTAACCCATTTGCGAACCCGTTCTCCGGACAGCCCTTCGAGGATAACTGCATAACCAGCCTCCCGATTTACGCTCAGATATGCGAGAAGATTCTTTATCGCGTAATGGTGAAGCATATCACCATATGCGTGATAAGCGTTGTACGCTTTGAGAATCACAACCTTTCTGTTTGATTTCTCCATGTTTTCACCAAGGATTTCGAGAGCGTTTACCGTTTCGGAAGGCCCGGCAAGAAGCTCTCGTCCGGATGCGGCAAGTTCGTCATCATTCTTACCATCGGTAGGTTTGCCGTTAAGCCGCAGGCTTGCCTTTGCGGTCCATATTTCCAGCAGACGGCGGGCATTGAATATCTCCTCAGCGGTATCGGGCGCCAAATAGT from Candidatus Aegiribacteria sp. harbors:
- a CDS encoding TonB-dependent receptor, whose product is MKQVTADFSLHRSFLPVRVGTLYKMPVLVLLALLLFTCSVIADTTGIVGGTVSDEDGDPLVGTTVMIEGTQLGTMADSNGEYIIAGIPPGTYTVKASMVGRSTSRIQGIHVIADQLSRVDFILSEDPTGSTVITVEETRSNILQDIPSTLHLMDFTEIRTKTSMSIVDIIAFQPGVVASHGEMHVRGGRSGEVDYLLDGISIRSPIDNSFSLELPLGALSNATLMTGGLGAEYGNSMSGIVNLIGKEGSDSYNGSMIFRYGDITTTSFESGEQLFMEETDVENCRGNLTGFEGSVSGPEPVTELLLPAIGIRIPGQMRFSASGQISVSDRDSLDTRNRWENNWQSDMSGITKLTYRPMNRTSFALTVLGSYSERGWNEWAWSRYHLPAYINSTAYLGRSQDYALPIRFSETAGVTFNATQLLGSETCLKFTMGIMKFQDWHRIRSQEGGYIGENTCPTYWLSQYAPEVRIADSSGFYHTGIHPNVWYDSKATVSSLMVGFDSNPNTRTRIKAGISADYYDLYQYNVSAQSFRNVFTSQWNAYPHSGSCYLQGSYRFSGGVITTAGVRADVFDANTSIIDFESGTEVRVKKKWHISPRVGFSVPFSENSVFFSTYGHHFQLPSMNCLFLQTSYNLAENKIVAGNPDLDPEMTQVFEVGIRHFIDNFTEFSLAAYYKDITGLVNTKDHSEGTYYIFSNDDSHGMVRGIEATLNRRSGSNISGQLSYALSVAKGKYSSMLERYNYSQMGVIFISNEDNYLDWDQTHTISASVEVRAFESEGPEVAGIHPLENTRLGLSWQYGSGIPYTLPPVEEELVETNTQRYPYSMQTDATLSRTIPIGPIELDLVLGVFNLFNRKNVIHIYDTNLFRTSGDPGGSAGNPRAWSPARHFMLSAGISW
- a CDS encoding sugar isomerase, whose translation is MLETVDVVRGFNSARTRAVAEDIQSVGKLFLTGEGSSRIFPAKSAIRKALTMGLGVSITTEGSRQASQYDLSDFAVFCASNSGRTKEVVLIAEKLMEAGNNCCYALSAGTGTLLEDVCEETFVLTCGSEKAVAATKSVVEQALFYESILHHINGRNSPALPELAASIQEVLTMVIDPHIIETAAKAGTIYFAGYNDGVAEELALKTNEITRKKSNYLEGTYAVHGIEEVMEKNDIVFVVDPFDEEIEKFQDVLIKGVGLEVVAIADRDTPFTTIRVPDSGEMNPYVYLCAGWSLLVEIGLYLGINLDKPIRARKIGNELIE
- a CDS encoding T9SS type A sorting domain-containing protein, giving the protein MLTFANMVMCIIALGGVSEDGAIINDFVQLDVNSGITVDQLLPLFNSARADSISYVEPGIVPEGDYLFNITFTNDGSKVLVCNYLSHNVTVIDWASMSVDTTLAVEGMPIAIACSDEYMVVSELSVNKVDVFSLSDYSLTASFPVEDQPWVLRISDDGNYAYVACYVDNVCEVIDLVSLTHTVTISNFPLWLTSFGYASENNRLFIRFSGFEPVCGGDYLAAGDGIKDVLFFNTSTGNVDYAVPVSECENVALSGDRAYLVALSDEFPVSLSRIDLSTFTVDRTVSVSGYFPGVTREIAVNQDGSKAFISTNNNSGTLVRFLTNDFVTFADTYSPLWIGVSPDHSLAVCGNDRYSVIDFATETMVAQYQGDTQSFGCVSPAANNTASYDPTTHEGIFFYTFDGSSANYLGDVMSGSSVESDGTRRAAITTDGSIAVVSNTMSDNVSIIDLSTFEVDAVLEIGDRVQDVAITSDSKWAVICGFNSNSVKIIDLETNTIVADVLTGSGSSVVSITPDDGYAYVGNISDNTVSVVQLDGASSIEIAEIPCGVIGLVWSARGVTSDVRVSPDGAYCLVAASFDDKVKVIDTATNTIVADLTVGVFPLQIAFNNDGSRALVSNYNGGTYSLLDINGASSSVVGTWIVGNNPMRVAYDSISDQFAIGLFSNRAVKTVDPSTGSITGTHSYASSGNVIDVDYAVDGSRLVLTEARRTGSFVPCRIHRDSEMENLGADAACFEYCSEIDVALATSPGADYAIYISFTPEGIEESEIVTVDMPGLTVSPNPGNGCFAFNVFLPSACDMLLGVYDLSGRLVSRVEQNSFVSGSYVIDWNDSVPAGVYAVRLDAGEKTVTRLMTVCE